In Dromiciops gliroides isolate mDroGli1 chromosome 4, mDroGli1.pri, whole genome shotgun sequence, one DNA window encodes the following:
- the TTLL2 gene encoding probable tubulin polyglutamylase TTLL2 produces the protein MMTEDKNPGIMLKPLVFRVDENTPEVVKNVLLERGWNKYNENVQDVGDWNLYWRTSAFRMIDHSNVKPWQRLNHHPGTTNLTRKDYLERHLKHMKGIFGASLYAFSPLTFIMPSDYIKFVAEYSREKEALGTKPSYWICKPAELSRGRGIIIFSDLKDLIFDCATVVQKYISNPFLIARYKCDLRIYVCVPGFRPLTIYLYQEGLVRFATEKFDLNNLKNNCAHLTNSSINKTGASYKKNKEGVGRGCKWTLSKFFAYLRNQDVDDLLLWQRINHLVILTILSIAPSVPFASNCFELFGFDILIDDKFKPWLLEVNVSPGLSLDCSTDVLVKRKLIHDIIELMHFNQTHLRKTKKEPGKASGHWPHISWTEGDKDRVRETSKHWCKISWTEGKKDRDHEISGQRTNFSHFGQKNRVHASSRYMSHNKESHNSSNIFSSLDFKGKVYNRNSSALQKKVRGFPKETFCAKSRERKVSKDTLPSAFPKIRNRQTTFKSFHHFPSSESYKKKKNITPYFLSDKGTRPCSHVGDFVLIFPFNEATLAATENGLDLKKVIHELQKLVNKQPKPEAEDKTKKT, from the coding sequence ATGATGACGGAAGATAAAAATCCAGGGATTATGTTAAAGCCATTGGTCTTTCGTGTAGATGAAAATACTCCTGAAGTAGTAAAAAATGTTCTACTAGAACGTGGTtggaataaatataatgaaaatgtaCAGGATGTAGGAGATTGGAATCTGTATTGGCGGACCTCAGCTTTCCGTATGATCGACCATAGCAATGTTAAGCCATGGCAACGCCTGAATCATCACCCGGGGACCACCAACCTTACCAGGAAGGACTACTTGGAAAGACATTTGAAGCACATGAAAGGGATTTTTGGAGCATCTCTTTATGCGTTCTCTCCTCTGACTTTTATCATGCCCAGTGACTATATTAAGTTTGTAGCTGAATATTCCAGGGAGAAAGAGGCCCTCGGCACCAAGCCAAGCTACTGGATATGCAAGCCAGCAGAACTATCTCGTGGGAGGGGCATAATAATTTTCAGTGACCTTAAAGACTTGATCTTTGATTGTGCAACAGTTGTGCAGAAATATATCTCAAACCCCTTCCTCATTGCTAGGTATAAATGTGACCTGCGCATTTATGTTTGTGTTCCTGGCTTCCGGCCTTTAACCATTTACCTCTATCAGGAAGGACTGGTACGGTTCGCCACTGAAAAATTTGATCTCAATAACCTGAAGAACAATTGTGCCCATCTAACCAACAGCAGCATCAATAAAACCGGGGCCTCCTACAAGAAGAATAAAGAAGGGGTCGGCCGAGGTTGTAAATGGACTCTGAGCAAGTTCTTTGCTTATCTTCGAAATCAGGATGTGGATGACCTGCTTCTATGGCAAAGAATAAACCACCTCGTGATACTCACAATTCTCTCCATTGCTCCCTCTGTCCCCTTTGCTTCCAATTGCTTTGAGCTCTTTGGCTTTGATATTTTGATTGATGACAAGTTCAAACCATGGCTGTTAGAAGTGAACGTTAGTCCTGGCTTGTCTTTAGACTGTTCTACTGATGTGTTGGTGAAGAGAAAGCTTATTCACGATATCATTGAATTAATGCATTTCAACCAGACTCATCTGAGGAAAACCAAAAAGGAACCTGGTAAGGCTTCAGGTCACTGGCCTCACATTTCCTGGACTGAAGGTGATAAAGATAGAGTTCGTGAAACTTCAAAGCATTGGTGCAAAATATCCTGGACAGAAGGTAAAAAAGATAGAGACCATGAAATTTCAGGGCAAAGGACAAACTTTTCTCATTTTGGACAAAAAAACAGAGTTCATGCATCATCTAGGTACATGTCTCATAACAAGGAGTCACACAactcttccaatattttctcttcaCTAGACTTCAAAGGCAAGGTCTATAACAGGAATTCATCTGCCTTACAGAAAAAAGTCAGAGGTTTTCCTAAAGAAACATTTTGTGCAAAATCACGAGAAAGGAAGGTTTCAAAAGACACTCTACCCTCAGCCTTTCCAAAGATAAGAAATAGACAGACTACATTCAAATCATTCCATCACTTCCCATCTTCTGAATCatataagaagaagaaaaacatcaCTCCATATTTCCTGTCGGACAAGGGTACAAGGCCATGCTCCCACGTAGGTGattttgttctcattttccctttcaatGAAGCTACTCTTGCAGCTACCGAGAATGGCCTGGATCTCAAAAAGGTCATCCATGAACTCCAGAAGCTTGTAAATAAGCAACCAAAACCAGAGGCAGAGGATAAAACTAAGAAAACGTGA